One Cottoperca gobio chromosome 23, fCotGob3.1, whole genome shotgun sequence genomic region harbors:
- the plxnc1 gene encoding plexin-C1, protein MTSVLAVREKSWMVFFIGTSDGQLIKLAVDKNYHTTCPRVLYRADVDRKIFPKMQLDQADHKHVYVPFKNQIKRVPVSQCGTYLNVQDCWSAQDPYCVWCGSTSCTFEDDCQGSDWLSIADDFQQEMVSYKVLKNSTGQVTLSIQTHLTVGEEALSNFACHFSTSSSELCSRESPRSLFPECTCILSNSILPAEGLRVVLKLRLGTTHLSKELKLSNCSDIKGEPTSVLCRQCIKTGCGWSTSGCSFANQGVGNDSVCQKLESGINFSRPEISSITPNEVSFYGRNHVVLSGYNLSDVTRVRIQADMDCSPQESPVWNNTGVKLTFRIPSADSKGLFKVCVVLPDGSCHGNTTIDYMSSPSCTNITPSITWISGKRNITLIGSHLQFVERVVHSHDHLQEVRVNTFYKNFSYNAPAAEKEMSDITVFLKVANKTLTCSKTITYYPDPEFTSFSSTMTGDDVRVTIQKKADKLEMTPAELLVWGVQESIQYPCIVDAMETSNDFFVCHIKSTPNAKFQQLMIKYGDTTVTLNARSLLHLYLMLLILLLIPCIIVAVVIINRNQQKKLTSKMNQHMEDLELDIRNDIRQGFVDLQTEKTDLMENVGAIPFLDYKHFASRIFFPESESLMTSCIKDIGQDVVKVHLDDCCQGLSRLLQDQLFLTSMVNALEEQKSFTIKDKCALASLLTIALHNNLSYLTEVMEALLWALMQRNSNAQPKLLLRRTESTVEKLLTNWMSICLYGFLRETVGQHLFLMVSAITQQTAKGPVDCVTEKALYTLSEDWLLWQAQDFSSLKLKVLFAVGSEGEVSEPLEVNALSCDSIEQVKEKILSTFNAKFGFPYNNLVRDFHVEYEKDGSFLPLEEVDASSVVIGEVTMLNTLKHYKVPDGTTIKVLSKKTHPPLSPQGSLKDDENFSGKYFHLIDPDVEEDQRKNPERKKLKLKEVHLTKLLSTKVALHSFVENLFKSIWGTPNCRALHAIKYFFDFLDAQADNMKITDPDVLHIWKTNSLPLRFWVNILKNPQFVFDMKKTPQLDSCLTVIAQAFMDSFSLSETQLGKHAPTNKLLYAKDIPKFKREVKAYYKQIREQPPITDSEFKEFLREESKKHESEFNETVALRELYKFIQRYFKEIDEKLDQNGAPAELKEQLHHLKNSFDGLKGCTWN, encoded by the exons atgacCTCTGTGCTGGCAGTGAGAGAGAAGTCCTGGATGGTTTTCTTCATTGGGACGTCAGATGGACAGCTCATTAAG CTTGCTGTGGACAAGAACTATCACACCACCTGTCCCAGGGTGCTCTACAGGGCCGATGTCGACCGCAAAATATTTCCCAAGATGCAACTGGATCAAGCGGATCATAAACATGTGTACGTGCCATTCAAAAACCAA ATCAAGCGTGTGCCTGTGTCGCAGTGCGGCACATATCTAAATGTGCAGGACTGTTGGTCTGCACAGGATCCATACTGTGTCTGGTGCGGCTCTACAAG TTGCACATTTGAAGATGACTGCCAAGGTTCAGACTGGTTATCCATCGCTGATGATTTTCAACAGGAAATGGTTTCCTACAAAGTTTTAAAGAACAGCACTGGCCAG GTCACACTTAGCATCCAGACACACCTGACTGTGGGCGAGGAGGCGCTGTCTAACTTCGCCTGTCATTTCTCCACAAGTTCCAGCGAGCTTTGTAGCAGGGAAAGCCCTCGTTCACTGTTTCCAGAATGCACCTGCATCCTTTCAAATAGCATACTTCCTGCTGAAG GCCTGCGTGTTGTACTGAAGCTTAGACTTGGGACGACACACTTGTCCAAGGAACTGAAGCTATCAAACTGCTCTGACATCAAGGGAGAGCCAACTTCTGTCCT GTGTCGGCAGTGTATCAAGACTGGATGTGGCTGGAGCACAAGTGGCTGTTCCTTTGCAAATCAAGGGGTGGGAAAT GACAGTGTTTGCCAAAAGCTGGAGTCAGGGATTAACTTTTCT AGACCAGAGATCTCCTCCATCACTCCCAATGAGGTGTCTTTCTACGGCAGAAACCATGTGGTGTTGTCGGGTTATAACCTTAGTGATGTGACCAGAGTGAGGATCCAGGCAGACATGGACTGCTCTCCACAGGA ATCTCCTGTATGGAACAACACTGGTGTGAAACTGACGTTCCGCATTCCCAGTGCCGACAGTAAAGGCTTGTTCAAAGTATGTGTGGTCCTCCCAGACGGTAGTTGCCACGGCAACACTACAATCGACTACATGTCGTCCCCATCCTGCACAAATATTACGCCAAGCATCACCTGGATCAG TGGGAAGAGGAATATCACACTCATAGGATCCCACCTGCAGTTTGTGGAAAGGGTTGTACACAGCCACGACCACCTGCAGGAAGTCAGAGTAAACACATTCTATAAG AATTTTAGCTACAATGCACCTGCAGCTGAAAAAGAGATGTCTGACATCACTGTGTTCCTGAAAGTAGCCAATAAAACCTTGACCTGCTCCAAAACAATAACCTACTATCCAGACCCCGAGTTCACTAGCTTCTCATCCACGATGACAGGGGACGATGTGCGCGTTACTATACAG AAAAAGGCAGATAAATTGGAGATGACTCCAGCAGAGTTGTTGGTGTGGGGTGTTCAGGAAAGTATACAATACCCCTGTATAGTGGATGCCATGGAAACCAGTAACGACTTTTTCGTCTGTCACATTAAAAGTACACCCAACGCCAAATTTCAGCAGTTAATG ATAAAGTATGGAGACACGACAGTAACACTGAACGCTAGGTCTTTATTACATCTGTACCTGATGCTACTTATCCTTCTGCTGATACCCTGCATTATTGTTG CGGTGGTGATCATCAACCGAAACCAACAAAAGAAGCTCACTTCTAAGATGAACCAGCATATGGAAGACCTGGAGCTTGACATCAGGAATGACATTAGACAAG GTTTTGTGGATCTGCAGACAGAGAAAACTGACCTGATGGAAAATGTTGGAGCGATTCCTTTCCTGGACTACAAGCACTTTGCCTCCAGAATCTTTTTTCCTGAG agTGAGTCATTGATGACATCGTGTATCAAAGACATTGGTCAG GATGTGGTGAAGGTTCATCTGGACGACTGTTGCCAAGGCTTGTCCAGGCTGCTCCAAGACCAGCTCTTCCTCACATCTATGGTGAACGCTCTGGAGGAACAGAAGAGCTTCACCATCAAAGACAA ATGTGCGTTGGCGTCATTACTGACCATAGCACTCCACAACAACTTGTCGTACCTGACGGAGGTAATGGAGGCTCTGCTTTGGGCTCTGATGCAGCGGAACAGCAACGCTCAGCCCAAACTCCTGCTACGACGCACTGAGTCTACCGTGGAAAAACTGCTGACCAACTGGATGTCCATCTGCCTATATGGCTTCCTCCGG GAAACTGTTGGTCAGCATCTGTTCCTGATGGTGAGCGCTATCACGCAGCAGACCGCAAAAGGACCTGTGGACTGTGTGACAGAGAAAGCTCTGTACACGCTCAGCGAGGACTGGCTGCTGTGGCAGGCTCAAGACTTCAGCTccctg AAGCTGAAGGTGTTGTTTGCAGTGGGCAGTGAAGGAGAGGTGAGCGAGCCTCTGGAGGTTAACGCTCTCAGCTGTGACTCAATAGagcaagtgaaagaaaaaatcCTGTCCACTTTCAATGCCAAGTTTGGTTTCCCCTACAACAACCTTGTCAGGGACTTCCATGTCG agtatgaaaaagatggatcgtTTCTTCCTCTTGAGGAAGTGGATGCGAGCTCTGTAGTTATCGGGGAGGTGACGATGCTTAACACACTCAAGCACTACAAG GTTCCTGATGGAACAACAATTAAAGTGCTTTCTAAGAAAACGCATCCTCCTCTGAGCCCGCAGGGAAGTCTGAAGG ATGATGAGAACTTCTCTGGAAAATACTTCCACTTG ATTGATCCTGATGTAGAGGAGGACCAAAGAAAAAACCCAGAGAGGAAGAAGTTAAAATTGAAGGAAGTGCACCTCACGAAACTGCTCTCCACCAAG gtGGCATTGCATTCATTTGTGGAGAACCTGTTCAAATCTATCTGGGGGACGCCGAACTGCAGAGCCCTGCATGCTATCAAATACTTTTTTGACTTCCTGGACGCTCAGGCCGACAACATGAAGATCACCGACCCAGACGTCCTGCACATCTGGAAGACCAACAG TTTGCCTCTGCGCTTCTGGGTCAACATCCTGAAGAACCCCCAGTTTGTTTTCGATATGAAGAAGACTCCACAGTTGGATAGCTGCCTCACCGTCATCGCTCAGGCCTTCATGGACTCCTTCTCCCTCAGTGAGACCCAGCTAGGAAAG CATGCACCAACCAACAAGCTCCTCTACGCCAAAGACATTCCAAAGTTCAAACGGGAAGTAAAGGCCTACTACAAACAGATCAGAGAGCAGCCACCGATCACAGACTCAGAATTCAAGGAGTTCCTGCGCGAAGAGTCAAAG AAACACGAAAGCGAGTTCAACGAAACCGTAGCCCTCAGAGAGCTTTACAAATTCATACAGCGGTACTTCAAAGAG atcgATGAGAAGCTGGACCAAAACGGAGCCCCTGCTGAGCTGAAGGAGCAACTACATCATCTTAAAAACTCCTTTGACGGACTAAAAGGCTGCACCTGGAACTGA